The DNA region TCGTCGATGGCCGCGAGGTTGATCGGCCCGAGGCGCTGGATGCGCGCCGCGAGGCGTTCGAGTTCTTCTTCCCAGGCCGCTTCGCTGGCCTCCCCCGGGAGCGTCGCGAGCACGCCGTGGAGGTCGTAGCCGTCCTCGTGGAGCTGGTCCTGCAGCGTCTTGCGACGCACGCTCAGGGCCTGCCACTCCATGCGCTGCTGCTCCAGCTGGCCACGCAGCAGCTGCGACTGCTGCTCGGCCTGGGTGCGACGCTTCTCGGCATCGCGCAATTCACGGTCGGCGTCCTCCAGGGCCAGGCGCGCGAGCTTGAGCTCTTCCTCCACGCCCATGCGCCGGTCGAGCAGCTCCTCGAGTTTCATGCGCAGCTCTTCCAGCGGAGCGGTGCCCTCCTCCAGGTTCAGGCTGAGCTGTTCGCGACGCTCCTCGAGGCGCTCGAACTGCAGGCTCAGGCGCTCCAGCGCCTGGCGCGTGGAGTCGTGCTGGGCGCGCAACGAGCCGACACGCACAGCCAGTTGGTGAGCGTGGTCCTTGTGCTGACGGGCCTCCTGGCGGATACGGTCGAGGCGCTCGCGCAGGTTGTCGCGCTCGGCGAGCAGCTTCTCGCGCTGCTCGGTGTCGGTTTCCATCGCATCCAGTGCGTCCTGCAGGGTCAGGCGCGATTCGCCGAGCTGCTCGTGCTCGATGGCGCGCTGCTCGTCCAGTTCGGCCAGCTCGGCCTCCAGGCGGCGGCGACGCAGGGTGAGCTGCTCGACCTTGGCCTGCTGGGCGGACAATTGCGCCTTGAGCTCACCGAGACGACGGGATTCGTCCTGCGCACGGCGACGCTGCTGCTCGCGGCTTTCCTCCTGCTGGCGCTGATGGTCGCGCAGCTGTTGCAGGCGCTCCTCCAGGGCCTCCAGGGCAGCCTGCTGCTCGTCGCGCTCGGCGTGCAGGCGCTCCAGCTCCTGACCCCGGGCCAGCACGCCGCTCTCGGCTTCGCTGGCACGGCGCACCCGCAGGAAATTGCGCCCGACCCAGTAGCCGTCACGGCTGATGAGGCTCTCGTCGGCAGCCAGCGTCGCGCGGGCGGCCAGGGCCTGGTCGAGGCTGTCCACGGGTCGCACCCGCGCCAGCCAGGGCGTCAGGTCGACGGCGGATTCGACCTTGTCCAGCAGGCTTCCGGATACTCGGGCACCGCCGTTGCCGGCGCTCGCCAGGCGCAGGTCGCCCTGGGTGAAGCCGCTCAGGTCGAGGGTATTGAAATCGTCCAGCAGCACGGCTTGCAGGTCGGCGCCGAGCACGGTCTCCACCGCCAGCTCCCAGCCCGCCTCCACGCGCAAGCCCTCGGCCAGGCGCGGGCGCTGGTCGAGCCGCTGGCCGCGCAACCATTCGGCGGTGCCGGTGCCGGGGTCGAGCGCGGCCTGCTGCAGGGCCTCGAGTGAGGCGATACGGCCGTTCAAGCGCTGCAACTCGCCCTGGGCGCGCTGCTGGGCCTGGGTCGCCTGCTGCAACTCCTCACGCAGTTGCTCCAGGCGCTCGACCTGGGCCTCTTCGGCGGCCTGCAGCTCTTCCAGTTGCAGCTCGCCGGCGGCGAGCTGTTCGCTCAGTTCGAGAATGGCGGCGTCTTCCGGATCGGCCGCGAGCTGGGCGCGCTCGTCGTTGAGGCGACGCTCGCGCTCCAATAGGCGCTCTAGGCTCTGCTCCAGCTGCTGGATGCGTGCCTGCTGCACTTCAGCCTGGCGGCGCGGCTCGGCGCTGCGCTGGTTGAAACCGTCCCATTGCTCCTGCCAGGCGTGCATGCCGGTCTCGGCTTCCTCCAGCTGGGCGGCGGCCTCTTCGGCGGCGGCAGCGCTGACTTCCTGCTCGGGCGCGAGCATTTCCAGCTCCTCGCCGAGGGTCGCCAGCAGGGTGCGATCGTGGCCGAGGTGGGATTCGGTTTCCTGGCGGGCACGTTCGGCGTCACGCAGGTCGTCCTGCAACTGGCGCAGGCGCTGCTGGCCGTGCTGGATGCTCTGCTCGACCCGGGCGATATCGCCCCCCACCGAGTAGAAGCGACCCTGGACCAGGTTGAAGCGCTCGGACAGCTCGTGGTGGCCGTCGCGCAGGCGCTCGATACTGGCGTCGGCGCTGCGCTGCTCGGCCACCAGCGCTTCGAAGCTGACTTCCTGGCTGCCGATCACCGCCTCGCGCTGGCCCACCTGCTCGTTCAGCGCCTGCCACTTGAGGGCGGCGAGCTGGGCGCGCAGCTGGCGCTCCTCGGCCTTGTACTCCTGGTACTTCTCGGCGGCCTGGGCCTGGCGGTGCAGGCGCTCGAGCTGGCGCTCCAGCTCTTCGCGCAGGTCGGTGAGGCGCGCGAGGTTCTCGTGGGTACGACGGATGCGGCTCTCGGTCTCGCGGCGGCGCTCCTTGTACTTGGAGATGCCGGCGGCTTCCTCGATGAAGTTGCGCAGGTCCTCGGGCTTGGCCTCGATCAGCTTGGAGATCATCCCCTGCTCGATGATCGAGTAGCTGCGCGGGCCGAGGCCGGTGCCGAGGAAGATGTCGGTGATGTCGCGGCGCCGGCACTTGGTGCCGTTGAGGAAGTAGGTGTTCTGCCCGTCGCGGCTGACCCGGCGGCGGATGGAGATCTCGGCGAAGGCCGCGTATTCGCCCACCAGGGTGTTGTCGGAGTTGTCGAAGATCAGCTCGATGCTGGCCTGGGCCACCGGCTTGCGGGTGTTGGAGCCGTTGAAGATGACGTCGGTCATCGACTCGCCGCGCAGGTTCTTAGCCGAGCTTTCGCCCATCACCCAGCGCACGGCGTCGATGATGTTGGATTTGCCACAGCCGTTGGGGCCGACGACCGCGGCCATGTTGCTGGGGAAGCTGACCGTGGTCGGGTCGACGAAGGATTTGAACCCCGCCAGTTTGATGCACTTGAGCCGCATCCCTGCCTCCCTCGGTCAGTGAACCGTCAGCGCCCGGCCAGCGCGGCGAGCACCAGCTGGCAGTTGTGCTGGCCGTAGGCGAGCAGTACGTCGCGGATACGCGCCGGCTCGCGGGCGATCACCGCCTGCAGCAGGTCGGCGAAGGCAAGCATGAACTGGGCCATCTCGCCTTTGCGCTGCTCCAGCGCCAGGTGATAGGTGCGGCTGATGGCCGGCAGCAGGTTCTCCACCGTCTCTTCCAGGTAGGGGTTGTCGGCGAAGGGGTAGGCGGCACGCATGATGTCGAAGCTGGCGTCGACGAAGTTGCCGATGTCGTGCTCCTTCAGGCACTCCTCCAGGCGCAGCTGGATGGCGCGGAACGGCGCGAGGTCGTCATCGGTCCGCCAGCGCTGGGCCACGGCATTGGCCAGCAGGATGTACATCTCCATCATCAACGCATAGAGGCTCTGCACGTGATGAGGGGTGAGCTCGGACACCTGCGCCCCGCGGCGTGGGAGGATATTGATCAGGTGGCGACGCTCGAGGATCAGCAATGCCTCGCGCACCGAGCCGCGGCTGACGTTGAGGGACTGGGTGACCTTCTGTTCCTGAATCCGTTCGCGGGCCTTCATCTCGCCGCGGATGATGCGCTCGGCGAGGTGGTGGGCGATCTGTTCGGCGAGGCTGTCCGGTGCCTTGAACGTCATGGTTTTCCTTCGGTCATGGAGGCTGGGGATGTCCGTAAGGCGCCCTCGGCGATAGCTCCGGCGTTGGCGAAAGCCCGGGAACGCAGCAGCTACAAGGGTTTGCGGCCCGCAGCGGAACGCTGCAGGGGGCGAAGTGTAACACAGGGTGTTACCCCGCAAAGGTGACATCAAGCGGGCATTCAGACCTAAAGGTCGGTCGCCGGGCGGGGCTGGGAGGCGCACGATTGTCTGACAATCTTACAAGAACCCATCCACCTCGACGCGGAGACCACCCATGTTCGAACGCCTGCCTTCCAACTGGATGCTCGCCCTGAAAAAGGTCGGCTACTGGATCTGGCTGATCCCGGTTGCCGGGATTCCCATGAGCTTCTATTGGTCGCTGGACAGCAGCCATCCCAATGCGTGGCCCTGGCTGGTGATCACCGTGGTCTTCGGGGTGATACCGATCCTCGATGCCATCGTCGGCCGCGATCCGGCCAACCCCGACGAGGCCGAGCAGGTGCCGGAGATGGAGCGTCAGGACTACTACCAGGTGCTCAGCCTGGCCACCGTGCCCTTGCTGCTGGGCATGCTGGTCTGGAGCGGCTGGGTCTTCATCCACCACGAGGACTGGAACTGGGTCGGCCGCCTCGGCTGGCTGCTCTCGGTGGGCACCGTGATGGGCGCCATCGGCATCACCGTCTCCCACGAACTGATCCACAAGGACCCGAAGATCGAGCAGAACGCCGGCGGCCTGCTGCTGGCGGCGGTGTGCTACGCGGGGTTCAAGGTCGAGCATGTGCGTGGCCACCACGTTCACGTGTCGACGCCCGAGGACGCCTCCTCCTCCCGCTATGGCCAGAGCCTCTACGCCTTCCTGCCCCACGCCTACAAGCACAACTTCCTCAATGCCTGGCAGCTGGAGGCCGAGCGCCTCAAGCGCAAGGGCCTGCCTGCACTGCATTGGCGCAACGAGCTGATCTGGTGGTACGCCATCAGTGCAGCCTTCACCGCAGGGTTCGGCCTGGCGTTCGGCTGGCTCGGCGTGCTGTTCTTCCTCGGCCAGTCGGCCATGGCCTTCACCCTGCTGGAGATCGTCAACTACGTGGAGCACTACGGCCTGCACCGGCGCAAGCTGGAGAACGGCCGCTATGAGCGGACCAGCCCGGAGCACTCCTGGAACAGCAACTTCCTGCTCACCAACCTGTTCCTCTTCCACCTGCAGCGCCACTCGGACCACCACGCCTACGCCAAGCGCCGCTACCAGGTGCTGCGCCACTTCGAGGACAGCCCGCAGCTGCCCAACGGCTACGCGGGGATGATCGTCCTGGCGCTGATCCCGCCGCTCTGGCGCGCGGTGATGGACCCCCGCGTCCGTGCCTACTATGCAGGCGAGGAACACCAGCTGACGGAGTCGCAACAGGCCGCCTGACCCCTTCCCCGCCCGACCTTTTGACCGACGCCCCCGCATGGGGGCGTCGGCGTTTCTACACTTGCAGATGACTGGCACGGATTAAGCAACTTTGCCGTGCCAGAGCGGGCGCGCCGGCTTCATGGCCCATTGGCGTGAAGATTTTCTGACTTTTGGGTCAAATATTTATTGACCAGAAAGTCAGGGGATTCTAAATTCGCCGCCATACGAGCCCTCGTAAAAACAATAAAGTGCCTGGAGGTCGTCCTTGATCCAGTTTTTAGTCAATCGGGAGCTGCGCACCGAGCGCGATCTCGATCCCAACGTCACCGTGCTCAACTACTTGCGTGAACACTTGGCCAAACCCGGAACCAAAGAGGGCTGTGCCTCGGGCGACTGCGGCGCCTGCACGGTCGTCGTCGGCGAGCTGCAGGGGGATCGCATCCGCTATCGCACCCTCAACTCCTGCCTGACATTCGTTTCGTCCCTGCACGGCAAGCAGCTGATCACCGTGGAAGACCTCAAGCACAAGGGCCAGTTGCATTCCGTGCAACAGGCCATGGTCGACTGCCATGGCTCCCA from Pseudomonas tohonis includes:
- the smc gene encoding chromosome segregation protein SMC, with the translated sequence MRLKCIKLAGFKSFVDPTTVSFPSNMAAVVGPNGCGKSNIIDAVRWVMGESSAKNLRGESMTDVIFNGSNTRKPVAQASIELIFDNSDNTLVGEYAAFAEISIRRRVSRDGQNTYFLNGTKCRRRDITDIFLGTGLGPRSYSIIEQGMISKLIEAKPEDLRNFIEEAAGISKYKERRRETESRIRRTHENLARLTDLREELERQLERLHRQAQAAEKYQEYKAEERQLRAQLAALKWQALNEQVGQREAVIGSQEVSFEALVAEQRSADASIERLRDGHHELSERFNLVQGRFYSVGGDIARVEQSIQHGQQRLRQLQDDLRDAERARQETESHLGHDRTLLATLGEELEMLAPEQEVSAAAAEEAAAQLEEAETGMHAWQEQWDGFNQRSAEPRRQAEVQQARIQQLEQSLERLLERERRLNDERAQLAADPEDAAILELSEQLAAGELQLEELQAAEEAQVERLEQLREELQQATQAQQRAQGELQRLNGRIASLEALQQAALDPGTGTAEWLRGQRLDQRPRLAEGLRVEAGWELAVETVLGADLQAVLLDDFNTLDLSGFTQGDLRLASAGNGGARVSGSLLDKVESAVDLTPWLARVRPVDSLDQALAARATLAADESLISRDGYWVGRNFLRVRRASEAESGVLARGQELERLHAERDEQQAALEALEERLQQLRDHQRQQEESREQQRRRAQDESRRLGELKAQLSAQQAKVEQLTLRRRRLEAELAELDEQRAIEHEQLGESRLTLQDALDAMETDTEQREKLLAERDNLRERLDRIRQEARQHKDHAHQLAVRVGSLRAQHDSTRQALERLSLQFERLEERREQLSLNLEEGTAPLEELRMKLEELLDRRMGVEEELKLARLALEDADRELRDAEKRRTQAEQQSQLLRGQLEQQRMEWQALSVRRKTLQDQLHEDGYDLHGVLATLPGEASEAAWEEELERLAARIQRLGPINLAAIDEYQQQSERKRYLDAQNDDLVEALETLENVIRKIDKETRNRFKETFDQINSGLQALFPKVFGGGHAYLELTGEDLLDTGVAIMARPPGKKNSTIHLLSGGEKALTALALVFAIFQLNPAPFCMLDEVDAPLDDANVGRYARLVKEMSEKVQFIYITHNKIAMEMADQLMGVTMHEPGCSRLVAVDVEEALSLVEA
- a CDS encoding GntR family transcriptional regulator, which translates into the protein MTFKAPDSLAEQIAHHLAERIIRGEMKARERIQEQKVTQSLNVSRGSVREALLILERRHLINILPRRGAQVSELTPHHVQSLYALMMEMYILLANAVAQRWRTDDDLAPFRAIQLRLEECLKEHDIGNFVDASFDIMRAAYPFADNPYLEETVENLLPAISRTYHLALEQRKGEMAQFMLAFADLLQAVIAREPARIRDVLLAYGQHNCQLVLAALAGR
- a CDS encoding alkane 1-monooxygenase; protein product: MFERLPSNWMLALKKVGYWIWLIPVAGIPMSFYWSLDSSHPNAWPWLVITVVFGVIPILDAIVGRDPANPDEAEQVPEMERQDYYQVLSLATVPLLLGMLVWSGWVFIHHEDWNWVGRLGWLLSVGTVMGAIGITVSHELIHKDPKIEQNAGGLLLAAVCYAGFKVEHVRGHHVHVSTPEDASSSRYGQSLYAFLPHAYKHNFLNAWQLEAERLKRKGLPALHWRNELIWWYAISAAFTAGFGLAFGWLGVLFFLGQSAMAFTLLEIVNYVEHYGLHRRKLENGRYERTSPEHSWNSNFLLTNLFLFHLQRHSDHHAYAKRRYQVLRHFEDSPQLPNGYAGMIVLALIPPLWRAVMDPRVRAYYAGEEHQLTESQQAA